AGTGGTAAATAATAAAACCACTTAGACACTGAGAACACAAAATTTCGCTAAGTAATGCTATGAAATAAGTTATGACGACCACAGAGATTCTCAAAAACGTTCGAAAAATCGAAATCAAAACTCGCGGAATGGTGAATCAAATTTTTTCCGGCGAGTATCATTCCGTTTTTAAAGGACGAGGAATGAATTTTTCCGAAGTGCGCGAATATCAATACGGCGACGACATTCGTTCGATTGATTGGAATGTTTCTGCGCGCTACAATCATCCGTATATAAAAGTGTATGAGGAAGAGCGCGAACTTACGGTAATGTTGATAGTAGATTTTTCTCGTTCGGGAAATTTTGGAACGGTGGAAAAATTCAAAAATGAAATTGCGGCGGAACTTTGCGCTGTGCTTGCGTTTTCGGCGTTAAAGAATAACGATAAAGTCGGAATGATTTTGTTCACTGATATTATTGAAAAATTTATTCCGCCGAAAAAAGGAAAATCACACGCGCTTCGATTGATCCGCGAGTTGCTTGCGTTTCAACCGAAAAATTCCGGAACAAACAT
The sequence above is drawn from the Ignavibacteria bacterium genome and encodes:
- a CDS encoding DUF58 domain-containing protein, producing MTTTEILKNVRKIEIKTRGMVNQIFSGEYHSVFKGRGMNFSEVREYQYGDDIRSIDWNVSARYNHPYIKVYEEERELTVMLIVDFSRSGNFGTVEKFKNEIAAELCAVLAFSALKNNDKVGMILFTDIIEKFIPPKKGKSHALRLIRELLAFQPKNSGTNISLALENLTHVMKRRCIAFVISDFFDDGFEKAMQLASRKHDVIALLLSDPKEQDIPKIGLVKFRDAETGIDRWVDTNSRTVREMFARYFQQLRERQKQIFLKSRVDAVPIRIDQSYITPLVNFFRMREGRA